In Triticum aestivum cultivar Chinese Spring chromosome 5B, IWGSC CS RefSeq v2.1, whole genome shotgun sequence, the following proteins share a genomic window:
- the LOC123114674 gene encoding MDIS1-interacting receptor like kinase 2-like produces MLRASNNNITGFIPQSIGQLSLLRILDVSSNKLEGRIPSEIGGLSVLFNLSLGNNLLQGSIPEVIGTMKELEYLDLSSNNLSGSIHGSIEHCSKLRTLKLSHNHLNGSIPIELGMLVNLQDLFDLSDNSFKGKIPSQLGSLNLLENLNLSHNALNGSIPSSFQNLLSLLSMDVSYNKLEGCFAPIVHRDISSNNILLDLEFRACISDFGIAKILSADDSNCTRLAGTKGYLAPELAYSARVTEKCNVYSFGVLTLELFMGHHPEPNPSCRPTMQQATKVFTAAGGPDNHVDYLHTNTVIPASWS; encoded by the exons ATGTTGCGTGCCTCAAACAACAATATCACTGGATTCATACCACAAAGCATAGGGCAATTATCACTGTTGCGGATACTTGATGTTTCCTCAAATAAACTTGAAGGACGAATTCCATCGGAAATTGGTGGTCTATCAGTATTGTTCAATCTAAGCCTTGGTAATAACTTGCTTCAAGGAAGTATTCCAGAAGTAATTGGAACAATGAAAGAATTGGAGTATCTGGATTTATCATCAAACAACTTGAGTGGGTCGATACACGGGTCAATTGAGCATTGCTCCAAGCTTCGCACTCTGAAGTTAAGCCATAATCACCTCAATGGCAGCATTCCTATTGAACTAGGGATGTTGGTAAACCTACAAGATTTGTTTGATCTAAGTGACAATTCATTCAAAGGCAAGATACCAAGTCAGCTAGGTAGCCTGAACCTGCTTGAGAACTTGAATCTTTCACACAATGCATTGAACGGCAGCATTCCATCATCATTTCAGAACCTACTCAGCCTCTTATCCATGGATGTATCATACAACAAACTGGAAGG TTGCTTTGCACCGATAGTCCATAGAGACATATCAAGCAACAACATTTTGCTTGATCTGGAATTCAGAGCATGCATCTCTGATTTTGGTATAGCCAAAATACTATCCGCGGATGATTCAAACTGCACGAGGCTTGCCGGGACAAAAGGGTATCTTGCCCCAG AGCTTGCATACTCAGCAAGGGTAACAGAGAAATGCAACGTCTATAGTTTTGGAGTGCTCACGCTCGAGTTGTTCATGGGACACCATCCAG AACCAAATCCATCATGCCGTCCAACAATGCAACAAGCAACCAAGGTGTTCACTGCAGCTGGAGGACCTGATAATCATGTCGATTATCTGCACACTAACACTGTTATCCCTGCCAGCTGGTCGTGA
- the LOC123110550 gene encoding OVARIAN TUMOR DOMAIN-containing deubiquitinating enzyme 5: MDETLAAEAGAAAATEEKAVPEREQETLEEVISRHRKEKSKLQDKETSLKKAAAKGSKAEQKAKKKQVEEEISRLSAALEAKHAAELASFGYKPAESSEKGNLDTLVKAIAGVSVASNADSAKPGKAAKRREKKAKEEAAREQRIQEEQTNLVSDRMLEDEKLGRRLEPLGLTIHEIKPDGHCLYRAIENQLSLHSKGTTQYNHQELRQMTAKYMREHAADFLPFFLSEGKAESGPDPSESFEKYCEEMESTAAWGGQLELGALTHCLKKHIVVYSGSFPDVEMGKEYSKSGPGDDPSIRLSYHRHAYGLGEHYNSVIPTELS, from the exons ATggacgaaaccctagccgccgaaGCCGGTGCCGCCGCCGCGACGGAGGAGAAGGCGGTCCCGGAGAGGGAGCAGGAGACGCTTGAGGAGGTCATCTCAAGGCATAG GAAGGAGAAATCCAAACTCCAGGATAAGGAAACAAGTCTGAAGAAAGCAGCTGCCAAAGGCAGCAAAGCTGagcagaaggccaagaaaaagCAGGTCGAGGAAGAGATATCGCGCCTCTCAGCTGCATTAGAGGCGAAACATGCTGCAGAGCTTGCTTCTTTTGGGTACAAACCCGCAGAAAGCTCTGAAAAGGGGAACCTCGACACCTTAGTGAAGGCCATAGCTGGCGTTTCTGTTGCCAGCAATGCAGATTCTGCGAAGCCGGGGAAGGCTGCAAAACGGCGAGAGAAGAAGGCAAAGGAAGAAGCTGCTCGAGAGCAGCGAATTCAAGAAGAACAAACCAATCTTGTCAGTGATCGCATGTTAGAAGACGAGAAACTTGGAAGGAGGCTTGAGCCCTTGGGGCTGACCATTCATGAGATAAAGCCAGACGGCCATTGCTTGTACCGTGCTATTGAGAACCAGCTGTCACTCCATTCCAAGGGCACTACACAGTACAATCACCAGGAGCTACGGCAAATGACAGCCAAGTATATGAGAGAGCATGCCGCAGATTTCCTCCCATTTTTCCTATCGGAGGGCAAAGCCGAGTCTGGACCAGACCCCTCAGAGAGTTTCGAAAAGTACTGCGAGGAGATGGAGTCCACCGCTGCTTGGGGCGGGCAACTCGAGCTTGGTGCTCTGACGCACTGCCTAAAGAAGCACATCGTCGTATACTCTGGCTCCTTTCCAGATGTAGAAATGGGCAAAGAATACAGCAAGTCAGGACCAGGAGATGACCCTAGCATCAGGCTTTCCTACCACAGGCATGCCTATGGCCTCGGGGAGCACTACAACTCAGTGATCCCCACTGAGTTATCTTGA